From the Anas platyrhynchos isolate ZD024472 breed Pekin duck chromosome 37, IASCAAS_PekinDuck_T2T, whole genome shotgun sequence genome, the window CAATTTACTTTTTGGAAAACTGCAATGAATGTAAGTaactaacactgaaaataataacTGGAGTttctccaaccccctgccataccCGTGTTTCCTACATGTTAAGGAATCAAAGATGTGGTATGAGGACTAGCGTACTCTTCAGGTTAGCTGCCCAGGCTGATATCAAAGAAGGCTACAAGTAATGGGGAGAATAGCAAGGCTTACCAAAAGGCACGAGGGCTGAGGCAGGCATTAGGAAACGTCTCTCCTGGTGCTGGAACATCACAGGCGTGATACCCGAGCATCAGAAAGCAGTCTctaaagaagagaagctgtAGCCTCAGCTTCCAGGAGGCTTTTTTTCTACTCCCTGTGCCGGTTTCTGGTTAACAACTGTTTAACTCCTGACAATTACCGTTCTTCCCAGGACTACCACGTTATCCTACTTCGTGTCTCCAGTGGGGAGCAGAACTTCATTTATGATCTTGACACAGAGCTGCCATTCCCCTGTCCTTTTGACGGGTACAGCACGGAGGCCTTCAGGCTGGATGACAGCCTTCATCCTGAATTTCACAggtgaggacaaaaaaaataaagatgaagagcatgaattttatttcatgaagtcCAAGTTGAAGTTGTCTCTGTGGATATATACTGATAGAAGTCTTCTGTTATACTCCAAGAAACTCAATgcactgcattatttttctaaagctctTTAATTGCTGTTGTTTAATCATCAAAAGCCTTTCCTTGCTGATGTTTATTCTTAACAGCCCAGCAGCTTAGCCCAGTGTTTCTGAGTGGAGTATTTAACTAAGCTAAGGCTCcctgggaggaagaaagggctCTTCTCCAGAGTGGCTAATGCAGCGTTATGTACATATATCTCTTGATACAATTGTGCATTGTTGTTCAGGAAAATCCGGATGATACGAGCAGATCTGTACCTGGAGACGTTTGCTTCGGACAGATCTCACATGAAAGATGCAGATGGGAAATGGCAGAAACCTCCTCCCTCGTACCCCTGCATTGAAACAGCAGGTGAGCTGGCAggactcctttttccttttaacagagTTGAATGATTCAGTCAGAGGTGGgtgcaataaataaatgtgcttttggACATGTGCTTTGGAAGCGTATCCAGCCAGCACAGTGTgtggggacaaaatggggctCTGCAGTGCTTGCCTTTTCCGAACATGTAAAGTGTAGCGTGCTTCCTGgcagctgccactgctgttATCAAACACGAACTGCTGGTCTTCAGAAACTGAGCAGAGAGTAAGAGGTATGAAATGTTGCAGTGGGGAGCTGAAACAGAGGCCAAGCAACCTGCCTAGGGTTGGAAAGGGAATTTTTAACACGGTGATTACCCCACTTTTTTTTATCACACGGCGTTTCAGCTTACTCGAACCAGGTGTTTGCCAAGCTGGCTAATGTTTGCCATGTGcttattctctccttttcttcccagatGGAGAGAAGTGTggtgaagttttgttttggtggagtTTGTTGATGCTGTGCAcgtttggttttgctgcttttttaataatacaatgCTACCATATATTTCTGTTAGAGAAGGTGGGGTCAAAGGAACATGTCTTGTGTCTAGAGCCAAGTTTATTGTGGTTTTAAGCTACAGGCAAGTTAATTCACagtttttgtgttgctttctaAGAAAGTTTGGCGTTTCACTTGGGTATAAATGAGTTATGAGTGGGGGCGGGAGCACAGGTACAGCCTTGTGAAGCATTTTTAGAAATTCCAGGCTATGAAACACCTGTCTCAGCCAGCCCCCAGGTCATCCTTGGGATGTTGGTAGGTAGCTAAAGATGCAGAGACTTTGATTGCTCCCATACTTCATTCCTTAGCCTGTACCTtgccaggctgggaggagcaTCCCCAAGTCATCCAGTCCAGACCCTGCTCAAAGCCGGTGCAATTAGACTGAGGGGCTTTAAGACTCTGTCTGGTCTAGCCTGGAACAACTCCAGGGACGGCCATtgcaccacctctctgggcacagTGTTCCAATATTTGATCCCAGGCATGAATTCAATACAATTCCAGTATGCAACCAGAGTTTCCTGTGTTCCCACTCGAGTgctttgcttcttgtcctgttgcCAGCCACCTGGAAGGCTCTGAGTGCACCTGTGGTGATGTGCTCTTGTCTGGGCAGTCACCTGGGTGTTGCAGGGGACGGTGACTGCTTACCCTGCGCCCACCCAAGGTGGAGGATCGCTGACTGGGTAGCTCTGGGATTGGGGTCAGAACAGGAGGAGACTCTGTCAGGTCTAGGACATCTCGTTCACACTGCCTTTCGCTCAGTGCAAGTTTCTCaggctttgattttgtttttcctttcctcacctGAGGCACCTCGTAATGGTGTGTGCTTCAATGTATGCACAGTCTTATCAGGCATAAAGCACCTGATTTCAAACTTGATAGGAAGCCAGGTGGCTGACCTTTGGTTAGTGTAAAACAGCCTGGGACATTGATGTTCATCCACGCCAAATGCCTTTATGGATAATTGCTTCCTCCCCACTTAGAGTACTCTCTTTT encodes:
- the LOC113841786 gene encoding protein N-terminal glutamine amidohydrolase isoform X4 yields the protein MVPLWKQKSGHGDEPVVWDYHVILLRVSSGEQNFIYDLDTELPFPCPFDGYSTEAFRLDDSLHPEFHRKIRMIRADLYLETFASDRSHMKDADGKWQKPPPSYPCIETADSKMNLDDFIGMNPRVGWGSVLPLSDFVRQFGRQTHLSCSVKAQ